In the Telopea speciosissima isolate NSW1024214 ecotype Mountain lineage chromosome 2, Tspe_v1, whole genome shotgun sequence genome, one interval contains:
- the LOC122650995 gene encoding ubiquinone biosynthesis O-methyltransferase, mitochondrial-like → MNEDSGEQPMGCDEQDTREDHLTSFFVASVADVPQPASVDPFPVPAPEISPAKINDVNAGRTSVSSSLNQMELAKFSAIAETWWDSEGPFKPLHALNPTRLSFIRSTLCRHFRKDPYCARPFEGLKIVDVGCGGGILSEPLARMGASVTGIDAVEKNIKIAQLHAELDPMTSIEYCCTTAEKLVEEQRKFDAVIALEVIEHVADPAEFCKSLAALTVSGGATVISTVNRSMRSYAMAIIAAEYLLHWLPKGTHQWSSFFTPEELVLILERASISVQEVAGFVYNPLTGKWALSVDINVNFIAFGSKNNL, encoded by the exons ATGAATGAAGATAGTGGAGAGCAGCCAATGGGATGTGATGAGCAGGATACCAGGGAAGACCATCTTACCAGCTTCTTTGTAGCCTCAGTG GCAGATGTCCCTCAACCCGCTTCTGTTGATCCCTTTCCTGTTCCAGCACCCGAAATATCTCCGGCAAAGATTAATGATGTGAATGCGGGGAGAACTTCTGTTTCTTCGTCTTTGAACCAGATGGAACTAGCCAAGTTCTCCGCCATTGCTGAAACCTG GTGGGACTCTGAAGGGCCATTTAAACCATTACATGCTTTGAACCCAACAAGACTTTCTTTCATTCGGTCCACTCTTTGCCGACATTTCAG AAAGGATCCTTATTGTGCCAGGCCTTTTGAAGGACTGAAAATTGTGGATGTTGGTTGTGGAGGTGGGATTCTTTCAGAG CCTCTGGCCCGAATGGGAGCTTCTGTAACAGGAATAGATGCAGTGgagaaaaatatcaaaattgcACAGCTTCATGCC GAACTGGATCCAATGACATCAATAGAATATTGTTGCACAACTGCTG AAAAGTTGGTTGAGGAACAGAGGAAGTTTGATGCTGTCATTGCTCTAGAG GTGATTGAGCATGTAGCAGATCCTGCTGAATTTTGCAAATCCTTGGCAGCATTAACTGTTTCTGGTGGAGCTACTGTAATCTCTACAGTAAATCGCTCTATGAGATCATATGCTATGGCCATAATTGCTGCTGAGTACCTTCTCCATTGG CTCCCTAAAGGCACACATCAGTGGTCAAGTTTCTTTACTCCTGAAGAACTAGTCCTGATCCTAGAACGAGCTTCTATCTCT GTTCAAGAGGTTGCAGGTTTTGTTTACAACCCATTGACTGGAAAGTGGGCGTTATCTGTTGATATTAATGTAAATTTCATTGCATTTGGTAGCAAAAATAACTTATAA
- the LOC122652241 gene encoding receptor like protein 29 produces MLSTMCCCSFLLSLTLFFLLISLPCVLPFPIPSHGNGKKQQHNNSNLHSTNMDPFEVETLFKIMELMSSDSNWRVSYPSPCKPGSLWAGLECKPGNDNRVHVSRLDFGTFPNPTCKKTAIFPSQIFDLPYLESVFFFQCFTHTKTTITISPGRISTSLTQFSLRSNQAFIGPIPPQISSLKSVQVLTLSQNRLHGQIPAEIFSLTSLVHLDLSYNLLTGTIPNQLGSLRKLEGLDLSYNLLTGPIPNTIGQLGLLQKLDLSSNSLRGRIPDSIQNLHFLVFMALSNNKLKGNFPTGIDRLQNLQYLIMDDNPMFVPLPFELGRLAKLQELRLANSGLSGAIPPSFSRLLNLSTLSLQNNRLTGQIPVTLSNLTHIYHMNLSKNLLIGVVPFNPSFLQRLGRNLDLSGNPGLCLDKSDAYASVKIGVGVCGSNRAGSLVQPLKKSEAPTGYCRLFNVLAVLGVWEMYQILFYL; encoded by the coding sequence ATGCTCTCCACAATGTGTTGTTGCTCCTTCTTGTTGTCTCTAACTCTGTTTTTCCTACTCATCTCATTACCTTGTGTTCTTCCATTCCCTATTCCTAGCCATGGAAATGGGAAGAAACAACAGCACAACAACAGTAATCTTCATTCTACTAACATGGATCCTTTTGAGGTAGAAACTTTGTTCAAGATCATGGAGTTAATGTCATCTGATAGCAACTGGAGAGTCTCATACCCAAGTCCTTGTAAACCAGGTTCTTTATGGGCTGGATTAGAGTGCAAACCAGGTAATGACAATCGTGTTCATGTTTCCAGGCTTGATTTTGGTACATTTCCAAACCCAACCTGTAAGAAAACAGCCATATTCCCATCTCAAATCTTTGATCTTCCATACCTTGAATCAGTGTTCTTCTTTCAATGCTTCACTCACACTAAAACAACTATCACCATATCCCCAGGTAGAATTTCTACTTCACTGACACAGTTCAGTCTCCGATCAAATCAGGCATTTATAGGtcccataccacctcaaatctCTTCTTTAAAGTCTGTTCAAGTCCTTACATTGTCTCAAAATCGCCTTCATGGACAAATACCAGCAGAGATCTTCAGTTTAACCTCTCTGGTACACCTTGATTTGAGCTACAACTTACTCACTGGTACTATTCCAAACCAGTTGGGCAGTCTCAGAAAGCTTGAGGGACTTGATTTGAGCTATAATTTGCTTACAGGTCCAATTCCGAACACAATTGGGCAACTGGGTCTTCTTCAGAAGCTCGATTTGAGTTCGAATTCCCTCAGGGGACGCATTCCTGACAGTATCCAAAACCTTCACTTCTTGGTTTTTATGGCTTTGAGTAACAACAAACTGAAAGGAAATTTCCCCACAGGCATCgataggttgcagaacctacAGTACCTTATCATGGATGATAATCCAATGTTCgtcccattgccatttgagctTGGCAGACTAGCGAAGCTGCAAGAGCTCAGGCTTGCAAATTCAGGGTTATCAGGAGCAATTCCTCCAAGTTTCTCTAGGCTTCTCAACCTCAGTACTCTATCTCTGCAGAACAACAGATTAACTGGTCAAATTCCTGTTACTCTAAGCAATCTCACTCACATTTATCACATGAATCTGAGTAAGAACTTGTTGATTGGTGTTGTTCCTTTCAATCCAAGCTTTTTGCAGAGGTTGGGAAGGAATTTGGATCTAAGTGGGAATCCAGGACTCTGCTTGGACAAATCTGATGCGTATGCAAGTGTAAAGATTGGAGTTGGTGTCTGTGGAAGCAACAGAGCAGGTTCTCTGGTCCAACCATTGAAGAAATCTGAAGCTCCAACTGGGTATTGCAGATTGTTCAACGTGTTAGCTGTCTTAGGTGTCtgggaaatgtatcaaataTTATTCTATTTGTGA